The Oncorhynchus gorbuscha isolate QuinsamMale2020 ecotype Even-year unplaced genomic scaffold, OgorEven_v1.0 Un_scaffold_2864, whole genome shotgun sequence sequence GGCTCGGTCCTCCGCTCCCGCTccatggctcgatgactcattgcgagctcacagaacagggctccgggcagccgagcggaaatggaggaaaatctcgcctccctgcggacctggcatcctttcactccctccctctctacattttcctcctctgtctctgctgctaaagccactttctaccacgctaaattccaagcatctgcctctaaccctaggaagctctttgccaccttctcctccctcctgaatcctcctcccccccctcctccctctctgcagatgacttcgtcaaccattttgaaaagaaggtcgacgacatccgatcctcgtttgctaagtcaaacgacaccgctggttctgctcacactgccctaccctgtgctctgacctctttctcccctctctctccagatgaaatctcgcgtcttgtgacggccggccggccgcccaacaacctgcccgcttgaccctatcccctcctctcttctccagaccatttccggagaccttctcccttacctcacctcgctcatcaactcatccctgaccgctggctacgtcccttccgtcttcaagagagcgagagttgcaccccttctgaaaaaacctacactcgatccctccgatgtcaacaattacagaccagtatcccttctttcttttctctccaaaactcttgaacgtgccgtccttggccagctctcccgctatctctctctgaatgaccttcttgatccaaatcagtcaggtttcaagactagtcattcaactgagactgctctcctctgtatcacggaggctctcatccttctagatctatcggctgccttcgatactgtgaaccatcagatcctcctcccaccctctccgagttgggcatctccggtgcggcccacgcttggattgcgtcctacctgacaggtcgctcctaccaggtggcgtggcgagaatctgtctcctcaccacgcgctctcaccactggtgtccccagggctctgttcttggccctctcctattctcgctatacaccaagtcacttggctctgtcataacctcacatggtctctcttatcattgctatgcagacgacacacaattaatcttctcctttcccccttctgatgaccaggtggcgaatcgcatctctgcatgtctggcagacatatcagtgtggatgacggatcaccacctcaagctgaacctcggcaagacggagctgctcttcctcccggggaaggactgcccgttccatgatctcgccatcacggttgacaactccattgtgtcctcctcccagagcgccaagaaccttggcgtgatcctggacaacaccctgtcgttctcaaccaacatcaaggcggtggcccgttcctgtaggttcatgctctacaacatccgcagagtacgaccctgcctcacacaggaagcggcgcaggtcctaatccaggcacttgtcatctcccgtctagattactgcaactcgctgttggctgggctccctgcctgtgccattaaaccccttcaactcatccagaacgccgcagcccgtctggtgttcaaccttcccaagttctctcacgtcaccccgctcctccgttctctccactggcttccagttgaagctcgcatccgctacaagaccatggtgcttgcctacggagctgtgaggggaacggcacctcagtacctccaggctctgatcaggccctacacccaaacaagggcactgcgttcatccacctctggcctgctcgcctccctaccactgaggaagtacagctcccgctctgcccagtcaaaactgttcgctgccctggcccccaatggtggaacaaactccctcacgacgccaggacagcggagtcaatcaccaccttccggagacacctgaaaccccacctctttaaggaatacctaggataggataagtaatccctctcaccccccttaagttttagatgcactattgtaaagtgactgttccactggatgtcataaggtgaatgcaccaatttgtaagtcgctctggataagagcgtctgctaaatgacttaaatgtaaatgtaaatgacaacCTGATCATCTCCTGGGACAGTACCTGTATTCTATGTGATACATACATGTGATGTGTGGTTCCACCATAACTTACATGGGGGTCAACCTTGTCAGAGGCAATCTTGTGCAGGTCCAGCAGGGCCTGGTTCACATTCTTCTCCAGCTGCAGAGCACACTGCATTGCCTCCAGCCCATTGCCCCACTCATCACGTTCTGGCTTCTACACAAGACAGAGTGAACACAGAAAATGTTAATGACTAGACTACTAGCAGATGTTAAGGTTAGGATAAAGTTTAGTTACACCCCTTACACTTTCAGTTCAGTGGTTAGAGGCAGTATGTTCAGGACTACAGGTTCTCTAGATCAACTTACTCCATGGAGGAGAGTGTGTACAAGTGGTAAAGACATTTATCGGTCTACAATCTAAATGCGTTTACGACGCTCAGGCGCTCACCTTGATGTTCTGGAGTAAAATGCGTCCACCTCGCTTGTTCTGGAAGGAGAGTAGCTTGTCGGCGTGCTCCCGCTCCTCGTCGCTGTTCTCCTTGAAGAAATGCGCGAAACCAGGCAGAGCCACATCGTCACGGGAGAAATAGAAACCCTGGGTGGATAAACATAAAACTAAGGttagaaaaatataaaaagaACATGCCAAACGTGACTGGGCGTTGTGTTCGTTGTGGCAACTAAACTTATGACAAAGGCATGAATCAGTCTGGTCTGTAGTCTATTTGGTAATCTGCCGATTAACCTGTCAAGGAGTTGTTACGCGCTCTGCCCAAAACAGGATAGATTCCCGGCTTCATTTGAAAAAAACAAATATGCACTTCACGGAATTTCTTGGCTATTAATTATCTAGACCAACATAATAAAAAAGGTGAGAGGCATTTAGGCCTAGGAATAATACAGGTAAAACAACACGGTCACCTTGGTAGACACCTTACCATTGAAGTGTAGGTGTAGGAGGCAAACATCTCCAAGTTGATCATTCGGTTGATAGCAGCTTCGCAATCGTGGTGATAGTTCTGGCGGATCTGAGACTCCATTTTGGCAGATTTTCTTTAATATCCAAATGAACGGTACAAAAATAGAGTTTATTCGACTATTTTGCTATTACAGTTCAAGTAAGTACTATGTCAACAACCAGGAATGTTCTATGATGCGGGACGAAGGCAGATGAGTTCCGTTCAATCACTGTTGAAGCAAGAACTTCTTCATGCGTCTTCGCAGACTTGTGAACTGGAATGAGCCTTGTTCGCTCTATTTATTGTTCCAAACGGAATGCGTCAGTGGAATACACCCTCACAAAGCGTAGCCAATCAACTTTAGAATTTCAACAGGAACTAGGCGGGTCATTTAAAGACGAGCCCACTCATACACATCCCCTAAAGCAAAGATTACTTTTTATATTGACAAGAGAGCCGAGTGAccactctaacaatggaaatacatgtgcTCAACGAATGAAGACAGGCAAGATCatgtgggaccattctagccaatgagagggcaggtaTTCTTGTGAACAACACGCACAACTAAACATATTTTTTCTCAAAGTTTCCCGAATGCCACATGCATCCACATCTAAAGCAGTAGTATCAGCCAAAAGCAATGCTACAGTGCAGGTCGAACAACAGCGGTTATTGTTGAAAAATGTTTGTGTTTGTTATATCCTTAGAATACAATTGGAAGACTTGGAAAATCCATTCTAATGTTAGGCTAATTGAGAAATAGTCTGTGTCTATATTTGATTTAGGATATATAAGGAATTGAACTTTGAGACACAGGTCTGTAAACTTCTGTTTCATTCTCTAAGAGCACATGTTTCAATAACACATGAAGCTTAATTATTGACCTTTTCCAGAATGCAGTCAAAAGAAAAACTTCGGGTTTAtcacattaaaaaaaacataaattcaATTTTCAGTATGAGGTATGGGAATACAGTagtggacagagaaagaaaggctGGCTTTTGTAGAAATGGTATTTGATGATACACCTTTCGGTTTCAAATGACATATTGTTGTTGTCAAATGGTATATCAAAGTTGATTACAATAGCCTAGAAATAACTACACAAAATCAGTAGCTACATACATCTAACCATACTACTTGTGATGtaagtgtatatagtatatagtgtatatagtaagTGTATAtaagtgtatatagtatatagtatgtttactggtcatagtatggatatagttagtatgccagaTTAGCCAAAATACGAAGTTTTCAAGCAGTGGACATTATTTCCGTGCTTtcagggcccataatgcaattcttcagacaACAGGCGTGGCTTCATAACATTTTAAGAAAATGGCAGAAAATATGGTGCCGAAGTGAGACGAGAGCGGATACAATTTCAGTGCtataactaattatgacaaataaGTTAAGTTTCTTTGCTACGCTATCCTTACGAAACGCGTAGCATATCATTGCAGCAGTATGTaccattatgttagctagctaccaaaCACAAATTTAGTTGGCTATTTATACATCAGGCTTAGCTAAGCGGTATAGTCATTGTGCGTTCTCAATGAACATTgttaattcactctggctatctactccgatttcagagcactctcatctgagtgtgccaaAGAACAGATTAATTGATTCATTTTACAACCgtaacacccgttgaatataaCCGGTAtcagtaaacgtctgcaaaaaagcataattaaattgttgccagaaacacagttacagtcaccaatgctctggataacatgaaaacagcataaccagctctgctagggcgagtaaaatggtcagagtgaggtgttctctcatttgtgtctggaagtagctagcaagctagccaaagatagccagttagcttgggtgcttaattgccgttgtgaggtcaaaacgctcggatcaaccctactcctcggccagagcgtccagtgtgggCTCTGAACGCTCCGAGGGCGAAATGCTTTGAATTtccaaacggacaatctgacaacgctctgaatttacgaatgccCAGAGcgtactctggcactccagattgaatttaccaACACATCTGAAATCGTATGATGTCTAGCTtgtcatttgttatgctaacaagctagcaagaggttgcaaaGCAACAGCTTCCGGTAGACAGGCGAAGCGCTAGTAAGCTCAACTAATGTAGGGTGACCAGACGTCCCCGTTTTTGGTGGCCTGTCCCCGGTTGGAGCTGTCCCTGGAAATGTCCCAGTTTTTAGGGAGATGTCCCCGACCTCGTAGGGTAAATTGAATACTCCTGCACTAGATTGTGTAAGGCACAACCTGCAAAGAAAAGGAAACAGGCAAGTTTACAAAGAAAATGCAACAGGCAAATGCACAAACACCAGAGAAAACTCAGAAAGACATTTTTATTTACTATCTATCTGGATTTTTGCTGTTTTAGAGCTCAGGGATTCTTAAAAGATGCGACAATCAATTTTTTCTACAAATATTTGTCTTAATTTTAACTAAATGTTAAGATTATATTTTGACACACCAAAGTATCAGCTATTAACACCATGTAAAGGAACAACCTCCTATTTTTTCATTAAATGCAACTAAGTGGATATGGTCAATTTCGTCAAACACCATAGAAGGCATTTCATTAGTACAATTATTGTAAAACAAGTGTTTAAAGTCCTTGATTATTTAATGCTAACATTAGATTATTCATAAATGTGTAATACACATCTccaaacatttttgttttgttttattgccAGGGCTAATTTAGCTAGAAATCTGGCATGGTTTTCTAGATTTtgaacatgaaataactattataaAGCTAACATTATCCCTTAGGTCTAGCGCAATAAATACATTAATTGTTGAAGCATATGTTGCAGAACAGTGATTACAATATTTGTTCAGAATATTGACAACAACAACTAAATCAACCTTAAGGGGGCTAGTTCCTCTGtatagatgggagaaccttccagaaggacaaccatctctgcagcactccatcaatcaagcctttatggtagagtggccagacggaagcaacttctcagtaaaaggcacttgacagccTTTGAGTtttagtttgccaaaaggcacctaaaggactctcagtttaagggcacagggcgagacctagatgcagacacgggaggaggTTTTTCGAGTCTCTTATATTTATTAGTATCCAAGGGACAGGCAAGATattggtcatggacaggcaaaaagatcataacaaggtcagagtccaggaggtacagagtggcaggcaggctcgaggtcagggcaggcagtatggtcagggcagGCGGGTTCACAGTCagggcaggcaagggtcaaaaccgtgTGGACAAGCAAAACAGAGCTAAGAAAAAGCAGGGGCACGGGTTAATGATAAGGGAATTATATGCTTAAAGGTCATGATTAAAATAgtccaccctgaaaccatataattgtatgaaattTATTAGAATCATAAAACTATAATCTGATGATGGGTGTAATTTTAGTCCGAATTAGAACAAGGACCTTTTGCTCTTTTTTAGTATGTAAGCAGGGTGCAAGTGGTAAACACATGATAAGAGAAGCTATTGACAGACAAGTTGTACTACTGTGTTCctttacaggacattctgtctccACCCTTGGAGGGGAGAAACTGTTAGGCTTGCAGAAAATTAATGAAACATGTTGCAGATTAAATAAACAATGTGTCTGTATAGTGGAAAAACACTGACTGTCTGAGCAAGGCGTAGCTTAAGATATgaacttgtttgtgtgtgtgttataaagaCTGTGTTTGCATTTTGATTTCAGAACATTCTCTGGATAAACTGTACAGACCTTTTGCATTAGCTGAGTCTTTGCCTAATTATCATTAAACCCAGGGTTTTACAAATCTCGGGGATTGGGCAAAGCTTATTGATTGTTAGTTATTATCATTTGGGATTGAAAATTCTCCTGACAGttaaacacactggttgacttgacaaggcgaactgacacagagagacgggaaacacagggataaatacaccggggaaaataattgacacctggagggggtggagacgatcacaaggacaggtgaaacagatcagggcgtgacacttagaCCATGacaaataagattctctggtctgatgaaaccaagattgaactctttggcctgaatgccaagtgtcatggaggaaacctggcacaatccctacggtgaatcatgatgatgatgatgatggtggcaacattatgctgtgaggatgtttttcagcggcagggactgggacactagtcaggatcgagggaaagcttaacggagcaaagtacagagagatccttgatgaaaacctactccagagcactcaggtccTCAGATTAGggcgaaggttcaacttccaacaggacaacgaccctaagcacacagccaagacaacgcattaGTGGCTCcgggacaagtatctgaatgtccttgagtggccaagccagagcccagacccgaacccgatctaacatctctggagacctgagaatagctgtgcagtgacgttccccatccaacctgacagagcttgagaggatctgcagagaagatttcgagaaacaccccaaatacagctgtgcaaagcttgtagcgtcacacccaagaagacttgaggctgtaatcactgccaaaggaaCAACCTGTCATGTGtcacaaactttgtgaatatctgggtAGTCCCTCTTCACACAGCAGAAAGACTGAATTTAATCAGCACATActatttgtgtcatgttttgtcatatattgtcttgtccttgtgctttcccttctgttcgtttccctctgctggtcttattaggttcgttccctctttctatccctctctctccccctccctctctctcttctctctatcgttccgttcctgctcccagctgttcctcattctcctaactcactcatttactcttttcacacctgtcccctattttgccctctgattagagcccctatttctccccttgttttccgcttctgtccttgtcggatccttgtatgatgttcgctgttctgtgtccttgtctcgccctgtcgtgttttgtcttcttcagatgctgcgtgtgagcaggtgtcttagtctgctacggtcggtgccttcccgaagcaacctgcagtctatggtcgagtctccagtcagtcctcgttactacgagtggatttaagtttttcctgttttgttttctccttgatagttccaggattattacttttgtcatttactggaataaagactctgttttcgttaagtcgcttttgggtcctcattcaccagcataacaatttGTTCTACAGTCCTTCTTTGGCGggcagaattggcatctcctcctcttgcctggcccaactgcagcctcaggtggatcagtacaagattcagccccctgaacagctGTTACAAGCTCTGCAGAGACTGCTGTGCGGGGGAGCCACTCCCTTCTTTGATTGTGTGGGTTACAGGTGCCTTTCCCAGGtgctccaggaacaccctcctcttgttctgcttatcaggcatccatgtagggttgatcttgttccGTATTACGAAGGCAATGTATGAGGACACAGCAATGATGTGATGGAAAATTACCAGGGGGCAGCAGGCTGTCATCCTCttgcagctgtaagttccaatcaccttgcCCAGGTTGTCCACGCCTCCTTTGTTGTGATTGAggtccaggatgatggctggcttcctgttCTCACGATCACTGATCTCAGCCGTTTTTGCAGTGTGCTTAGGAGGACCACAATTTTAGAGTGGTAGTGGGGGTTTAGGCAACCTTTGAAGAGAAGGCCTATCTCCCCTTTATTGCAAGGATAGCAGGtggagctcaggcttgttctttctaatTGTGCCAACAACGGTGATCTTCCTCTTCATGAGCTGCTGCCTGAGTACATAAGAGGTGAGGAAATTGTCACACGTGACATTGTGCCACCTTAGTTCATCTGTCACATCAAGCACAACCCCCATCCCCTGGTTCTTCTCTGGGCCCCCACTGGTCAGCTTCCCTGTGTAGACTTGCATCTTCCAAGCGTAGCTGGATTGTGCTTCACAGGCCACCCATATCTTGATttcaacctgaagatcactgacttcATGATTCAACCTTTTTTTGATGTAGATTTCTCTGTGTTGAAAGCACCATCAATCCAGAAAATGCCAGAATTTGATGACAAATTTCTCCCACGAAGGACCGCCGCTCCACCTTCCCGTTCATGTGAGCACATCACAAACAGGTGAGTCCAGAAAGGCATAAATGATGTATGTAATATGTCTGTAATATGTActatgtaatatgccaggaagatatacatactgtagctaagaagTTAATaccaagtgtatgttgtgtagtaagctgttagtagcccatgtctTTTCCGCTAATAATTGGGTCCttttccccctcataacttagcctactgttctgacttggtggtgcacatgtagcctacagccaGTTTTAGAGACATGTCATCATCAAATATTGtcagagctttcattgtctgcttatatgtcacctttatttatcctatggttctgacttggtgcacAGGGataatactgtaagaatggcccatgatctgaattctgtcactgtacatttcaaaagtgctgaataaatagttatattgactacgttcGTCATACCACTCACattattaatgtcttaatcaatattacggattgcctcttgtCTGCTCATCGTACCCTTATGCTATAATTTGTACTtttcaattgtcagtagaaacaatTGATATGGCAAATCAGCCATATCAaatatgtcatgtattgtcatatattgtcatgtcttgtccctgtgctttctcttctattcgtttccccctgctggtcttattaggtttctttccctctctctatccctctctctctctatcgttccgttcctgctcccagctgttcctcattctcctaacgacctcgtttactctttcacacctgtcccctattttgccctctgattaggtctctatttctctctcggtttctgcctctgtccttgtcggatccttgtttgctgttcgctgtgtacttgttccgtcctgtcttttcttcagatgctgcgtgtgagcaggtgtctctgtcagctacggcccgcgcctacccgaagggacctgcagtcggttgccgcttatcctgcaattcccctctacaactagaggatttctgttatccccgtttggacatttcctgtaaaggattgaggattatgttatttctgtttggacttaaataaactcagtttctgttaagtcgcttttgggtcctcactcacctgcataacaaaatatgtgttttttttaaaggcagtaattgaggctgaatgaactgtattGCTGCCGGGTGTAGCAGTAGTAAGGTGTTGAGCCtgctgttggaacagctttatgtaggccctaacagtttgggcACCGTGAAAGTGCAatacatgtattgtttagtgttgtgtcgtgtggtgtggtgtagttgctttgctggcatgcaaaTACATTTTTCCCCACCAACATTTACATGCTGAAATCGCCACTGATCTTatatttctccaatgccaaatcagtgtgtcttgtttgcaaTGAAACTGTCCCTGTTAGGAATCTGAGCTTGGCACTTTCAAAAGTTAGGCCTACTGTTCCACCCCAGACAGTAGGTCTACCGACTCAGAAAAATGTAAGATTCAACAGATGTCCACTCTTCTTTAACAACAGAAGGTCACAAGGGTTTCCCTAAAAGCTGTTTGGGTTTAAACATATTTTGTACAGAAAGTAAATAGCTTAATCAATCTAAAGGAACATAATTAGATTCCTTCCCAAGCAAATGACATTTTTTGCCTTCTCCGCTATAGAAGATTGTAGCTCAGACTCTGAATGTCAAAGAAAATAAACAATGATATTCCCCTATGCAGTCATGTCTTTCCAGGGTATTTTCAGCTTGTTTTTAGCATAAATCATAACGGACCAAAGCGATGTTATACATCACTGTCTGTAACTGGATCTGTTTTATTGAACAACAAATCTATGGATATAGCAGCCTATAGCCTAATTctgtctgtcaaacaggtagagCTACCTCTTGTTTCTTAAATAGGAAGTaataggctccaacacaaagccctcttgttgttagtAAAGTCTAATTAAATGAAGACGGTTTAAATGAATTATTCCTTCTCCAATTTGCCTATTTTCAGCACTATCAGCTGTCCATTTCCAATTGATTGTGCTGCGATTGCTGCTTcaagtttcagcaccacaatGTAAGTAACTCAAATCTGGCTTAATGTGATGTCAATAACTTGGATAAATACATCATGGGCAAGAAACATATTGTTTTTCTTCAAATCAATTATAGTAGTAGCAAGCTATCATAGTTGACCTCCGGTCCTCAAAtgctctccttctcaaactgaacagaacataggCCATAGGCTAGTCTATGCGCAAGATATTGCATTTTTTGGACGAGGCCTAATTAAAAATACTTTTCTGAGGAATTCTTTGACTCTCCTGAACTGCAGCAAAAAAGAAGGCAGCAAAAAAGAAGGTTTTGATCAGCAAGggctgtaatgaatttcctcctcttcttccgaagaggagaggcgaaacggatcagaggaccaatacacggcgcggtaagtgtccatggttctttttaatacgttaaggtacacatgaacaactgactacaaaaaaaacaataaatgtgaaaactcaaaacagtcctgtctggtgcaatcacagagacagaaacaatcacccacaaacacacagtgaaacccagggtacctaagtatgattctcaatcagagaca is a genomic window containing:
- the LOC124026878 gene encoding ferritin, middle subunit-like, translated to MESQIRQNYHHDCEAAINRMINLEMFASYTYTSMGFYFSRDDVALPGFAHFFKENSDEEREHADKLLSFQNKRGGRILLQNIKKPERDEWGNGLEAMQCALQLEKNVNQALLDLHKIASDKVDPHVSYGGTTHHMYVSHRIQVLSQEMI